From the genome of Legionella beliardensis:
AAGGCCGTTCGTATGAAAAGGACTCTTCTTTTTGTTGTGCTACTTCTTTCTAGTATTCTTACTTTTGCTCAAAACGAGCCACCTATTCGGGTCGGGGTTGATAATTTTTATCCTCCCTTTACCATGCGTGCTGGAAATAATCAGGTATTTGGTTTTGATATTGCTCTCGTAACGCGTATTTGCCAAATTTTAAATAGAACATGCAAATTTTATCCCATGCTTTTTTCTGATTTACTTGCTGAACTTGAAGATGGTGGCATGGATATAGCCGTTGGAGCCATTGCAATTACGCCAGAGCGCGCTGCACGTATGTCTTTTTCTAAGCCTTATTTAAAGAGTCAAGCCCGCTTTTTAGGTAACAAAAGTGTCGATTCTAAAGTATTTAATATAAAAGCTTTGGGTAATTATAAAATTGGCGTGGTGCGAGGCACCTTTTTTCCTCAAGTTTTAACCTCATTAGGGGTAAATAATTCACAAATTACATCCTATGAGCGCCTTGATTCTGCCATCGATGCATTAAATGAAGGTTTTATTGATATTGCAATTATGGATAACACCAGTGCACTTTATTGGCAACAAGAAGCATCAGGAATTTTAGTTCCTCTTGGCCAAGCCTTTGATTATGGTTATGGCATAGCTATTGCTGTTAATCGCAGCAAGGGGAATTTATTACAATCAATTAATAGCGCATTAGACCAGTATCTAAAAGAAGCTGAGTTTAAA
Proteins encoded in this window:
- a CDS encoding transporter substrate-binding domain-containing protein; the encoded protein is MKRTLLFVVLLLSSILTFAQNEPPIRVGVDNFYPPFTMRAGNNQVFGFDIALVTRICQILNRTCKFYPMLFSDLLAELEDGGMDIAVGAIAITPERAARMSFSKPYLKSQARFLGNKSVDSKVFNIKALGNYKIGVVRGTFFPQVLTSLGVNNSQITSYERLDSAIDALNEGFIDIAIMDNTSALYWQQEASGILVPLGQAFDYGYGIAIAVNRSKGNLLQSINSALDQYLKEAEFKKNYDKYLSHFNNP